The following proteins are encoded in a genomic region of Triticum dicoccoides isolate Atlit2015 ecotype Zavitan chromosome 1B, WEW_v2.0, whole genome shotgun sequence:
- the LOC119346578 gene encoding probable anion transporter 2, chloroplastic, translating into MASVRSCVSVKPAAGPARYRSARVGAASLEPTSLRISASSSSSLGPGADGCGRGVGCAASISGRGVAAARLVGDGWRARRRGAGEVVAECSASLEGVRHGAAAAAVPSVPALPERAKVVALVAAVMLLCNADRVVMSVAVVPLAAQHGWSSSFVGIVQSSFLWGYVFSSMVGGALADRYGGKKVMAGAAALWSLATFLTPWAASQSATMLLAVRVLFGVAEGVAFPTMSTFLPKWFPTHERATAVGLSMGGFHLGNVVSFLATPIIMSHIGLAGTFAFFASLGYLWLSVWLSNVESDPIDSRTISKSELQLILAGRSKSKVKGSKSPSLREVFSKMEMWAIIVANVINNWGYFVLLSWMPVYFKTVYNVNLKQAAWFSAIPWGVMALSGYVAGASADFMIKSGLSIVRVRKIMQSIGFIGPGVSLLCLRFAQTPSVAAVIMTAALGLSSCSQAGYFCNVQDIAPKYAGSLHGMTNGIGTVAAIVSTVGAGYFVQWLGSFQAFLTLTAVLYFSATVFYNIYATGDLVFD; encoded by the exons ATGGCGTCGGTGAGATCCTGCGTGTCCGTCAAGCCGGCCGCTGGCCCGGCCAGGTACAGATCCGCCAGGGTCGGGGCGGCCAGCTTGGAGCCGACAAGCCTGCGAAtatccgcttcttcttcttcttcattgggcCCAGGCGCGGATGGCTGCGGCAGAGGTGTCGGCTGCGCCGCCAGTATCAGCGGCAGGGGCGTGGCCGCCGCTCGTTTGGTTGGCGATGGCTGGAGGGCGAGGCGGAGGGGCGCGGGGGAGGTCGTCGCCGAGTGCAGCGCCAGCCTGGAGGGGGTCCGCCacggcgcggcggcggccgccgtGCCCAGCGTGCCGGCGCTGCCCGAGCGGGCCAAGGTGGTGGCGCTCGTGGCGGCCGTCATGCTGCTCTGCAACGCCGACCGGGTCGTCATGTCCGTTGCAGTCGTGCCGCTGGCCGCGCAGCACGGCTGGTCCAGCTCCTTCGTCGGCATCGTCCAG TCATCATTTCTATGGGGGTATGTTTTCTCATCCATGGTTGGAGGAGCTTTGGCGGATCGATACGGGGGGAAGAAGGTGATGGCAGGTGCTGCTGCACTCTGGTCCTTGGCCACTTTCCTCACTCCATGGGCCGCCTCTCAATCTGCCACTATGTTGCTTGCTGTACGTGTGCTCTTTGGCGTTGCAGAAGGTGTTGCATTTCCAACAATGAGCACCTTTTTACCAAA GTGGTTCCCAACGCATGAACGTGCCACTGCTGTTGGCCTTTCCATGGGAGGATTCCATCTTGGAAACGTCGTAAGCTTCCTAGCAACACCGATCATCATGTCACATATAGGCCTCGCCGGAACATTTGCCTTCTTCGCATCACTTGGTTACTTGTGGCTCTCTGTATGGCTGTCGAATGTAGAAAGTGACCCTATTGATAGCCGTACTATAAGCAAATCTGAGCTGCAACTAATTCTAGCTGGACGAAGTAAATCAAAAGTCAAAGGCAGCAAATCACCATCCTTAAGAGAAGTGTTCTCAAAGATGGAAATGTGGGCCATAATTGTAGCTAATGTGATAAACAACTGG GGCTACTTTGTCCTACTATCATGGATGCCAGTGTACTTCAAAACG GTATATAATGTCAATTTGAAACAAGCTGCATGGTTCAGCGCCATACCTTGGGGCGTGATGGCTCTATCAGGATATGTTGCGGGAGCTTCTGCAGATTTCATGATCAAATCCGGCTTATCTATTGTGCGAGTCCGGAAAATTATGCAGTCAATTGGTTTTATTGGGCCAGGTGTATCATTGCTATGTTTAAGATTTGCCCAAACACCATCGGTCGCAGCAGTTATCATGACCGCCGCCTTGGGTTTGAGTTCCTGCAGTCAAGCTGGGTACTTCTGTAATGTACAG GACATTGCCCCTAAATACGCTGGATCCCTACACG GAATGACGAACGGCATTGGGACAGTGGCAGCCATAGTTAGCACAGTAGGAGCAGGATACTTCGTCCAGTGGCTGGGATCCTTCCAGGCCTTCCTCACCCTAACTGCGGTGCTCTATTTCAGTGCCACCGTCTTCTACAACATCTATGCGACAGGAGACCTGGTTTTTGACTGA